The Deltaproteobacteria bacterium genome window below encodes:
- the gatB gene encoding Asp-tRNA(Asn)/Glu-tRNA(Gln) amidotransferase subunit GatB: MEAPIYRGFYATIGIEIHVQLNTESKIFCGDSTGFNSGDNENVSPVSAGMPGTLPVLNKKVVEFSIKTGLALNCEIRRKSIFARKNYFYPDLPKGYQISQYEEPICEHGHVTIKLEDKYKKISITRAHMEEDAGKSIHSGEWTLLNYNRAGVPLLEIVSGPEMSSAKEAVEYAKTIRQIVRYLDVCDGNLEEGSLRCDCNVSVRKVGEDKLGTKVELKNINSFRFVEKAIDYEIERQIDLIERGDKIIQETRLYDPDKNRTFAMRTKENAQDYRYFPDPDLLPVILTEEMISEIKKTLPELPQAKVQRWQNEHHLPEYDATVLTAEKEIAEYYEQTAKICGNYKAASNWIMTEIMGEIHSKPSSLQNFPVTPARLGKLILMIDSQAISGKIAKQVFFEMLTSRLDPEAIVKEKGWQQISDVNSVEKIIDEVLAANVKSVEEYKKGKIKLFGFFVGTVMKISKGQANPDLVNELLKKKLD; encoded by the coding sequence ATGGAAGCGCCGATATATCGTGGTTTTTACGCAACGATTGGTATTGAAATTCATGTTCAGTTAAACACGGAAAGTAAAATATTTTGTGGGGATTCTACGGGGTTTAATTCAGGAGACAATGAAAATGTTTCTCCCGTCAGTGCGGGCATGCCAGGAACCCTTCCTGTTTTAAATAAAAAGGTAGTTGAGTTTTCAATCAAAACCGGTTTGGCACTTAACTGTGAGATCAGAAGAAAGTCCATCTTTGCTCGAAAAAATTATTTTTATCCGGATCTTCCAAAGGGTTATCAAATTTCACAGTATGAAGAGCCTATTTGTGAACATGGTCACGTGACGATCAAGCTAGAGGATAAATATAAAAAAATTTCAATCACGAGAGCCCATATGGAAGAAGATGCGGGAAAGTCGATTCATAGTGGAGAGTGGACCCTGCTTAATTACAACAGAGCGGGTGTTCCGTTACTAGAAATAGTTTCTGGACCAGAAATGAGTTCTGCCAAAGAGGCTGTTGAGTACGCAAAAACGATACGTCAAATTGTTCGTTATCTTGATGTTTGTGATGGCAACTTGGAAGAAGGCTCCTTGCGTTGTGATTGCAATGTGAGCGTGAGAAAAGTAGGAGAAGATAAATTAGGTACCAAGGTCGAACTTAAAAACATTAACTCTTTTAGATTTGTTGAAAAAGCGATTGATTATGAAATTGAAAGACAAATTGATTTAATTGAAAGGGGCGACAAAATTATTCAAGAGACGAGACTCTATGATCCGGATAAAAATCGAACTTTTGCCATGAGAACTAAAGAAAATGCTCAAGACTATAGATATTTCCCTGATCCTGATTTGCTTCCTGTTATATTAACCGAAGAGATGATTTCAGAAATTAAAAAAACCTTGCCCGAGTTGCCCCAAGCTAAAGTTCAAAGATGGCAAAACGAACATCATTTGCCCGAATACGATGCCACCGTGCTTACTGCGGAAAAAGAAATTGCAGAGTACTATGAACAAACGGCAAAAATCTGTGGAAATTACAAAGCGGCCTCGAATTGGATCATGACAGAAATTATGGGAGAAATTCACTCAAAGCCAAGCAGTCTTCAGAATTTTCCAGTCACCCCTGCCCGATTGGGAAAGCTTATTTTAATGATAGACAGTCAGGCGATCTCTGGAAAAATTGCGAAGCAAGTTTTTTTCGAAATGCTCACGTCTCGCTTGGATCCTGAGGCCATAGTTAAAGAAAAAGGATGGCAACAAATTTCAGATGTTAATTCCGTTGAAAAAATTATCGACGAAGTCTTGGCAGCCAATGTAAAATCAGTTGAGGAATATAAAAAAGGAAAAATAAAACTATTTGGATTTTTTGTTGGAACAGTTATGAAAATTTCCAAAGGTCAGGCAAATCCAGATTTAGTGAATGAACTATTAAAGAAAAAATTGGATTAA
- a CDS encoding Ppx/GppA family phosphatase, translating to MRIAALDLGSNSFLCLLCEANQNGVIEIHKDLIEIVRIGQDLNKTKRISKEALERARQCLTQFKSEIEIYKPEKIIAYATSAARDAENKEDFFAIGKSLGISIEVISGEKEAATTYKGVFWGNPSLSNNDDGHEKQSAMEDPTNLLIDIGGGSTEIICGKGCVFTESMSLNIGAVRMTEKWITHYPISDGEKKQLKEDIVLNLSNKLDKIKALKPRFVYAVAGTPTTLAAAHMGGAFLKEKIEGFSFTIKELEDWEYKLSSASLVEIINILKIPKGRADIIYSGVVILKTILETVGAAQVLVSTKGVRYGIVANAFP from the coding sequence ATGAGAATAGCGGCGTTAGACTTAGGGTCAAACTCCTTTCTTTGTTTGCTTTGCGAAGCAAACCAGAACGGAGTGATTGAAATTCATAAAGATTTAATCGAAATAGTTCGCATAGGTCAGGATTTGAATAAGACAAAACGCATTAGTAAGGAGGCCTTGGAAAGAGCGAGGCAGTGCTTGACCCAATTTAAATCTGAAATTGAAATTTATAAACCAGAAAAAATAATTGCCTATGCCACTTCTGCAGCGAGAGACGCAGAAAACAAAGAAGATTTTTTTGCAATTGGAAAATCATTAGGCATTTCCATTGAAGTCATCTCTGGAGAAAAAGAAGCTGCAACCACCTACAAAGGTGTTTTTTGGGGAAATCCAAGTCTTTCTAACAATGACGACGGACATGAAAAACAGAGCGCCATGGAAGATCCAACAAATCTTTTAATTGATATAGGAGGTGGCTCCACAGAAATTATTTGCGGAAAAGGATGTGTGTTCACAGAGTCGATGAGTCTAAACATAGGTGCCGTTCGAATGACTGAAAAATGGATCACACACTACCCTATTTCCGATGGCGAAAAAAAGCAGCTTAAGGAAGACATCGTTTTAAATTTATCAAATAAATTAGACAAGATAAAAGCTCTTAAACCAAGGTTTGTTTATGCTGTTGCGGGAACCCCAACCACATTAGCTGCCGCCCATATGGGAGGAGCTTTCTTAAAAGAAAAAATTGAAGGGTTCAGTTTTACGATAAAAGAACTAGAAGACTGGGAATATAAATTAAGTTCAGCAAGCCTTGTCGAAATAATCAACATATTAAAAATACCCAAGGGGCGTGCTGACATTATTTACTCTGGAGTTGTTATTTTGAAAACAATTCTAGAAACAGTGGGAGCTGCGCAGGTATTAGTTTCCACAAAAGGGGTTAGGTATGGCATTGTCGCAAACGCCTTTCCTTAG
- a CDS encoding DUF192 domain-containing protein produces the protein MALSQTPFLRAAVYFSIHFLFSFFLFTTSYAKDKDKNLDEVKILFNKGTLKINKKELKIEIAETPSQHAYGLMNRSSLPENQGMLFVFEEEDFRSFWMKNTFIDLSIAYIDKNRKIIEILDMKAVSSSLDVNLPSYPSSGKAKYALEVSQGWFKKNNIKVGNFISEYKILK, from the coding sequence ATGGCATTGTCGCAAACGCCTTTCCTTAGAGCTGCTGTTTATTTTTCCATCCATTTTTTGTTTTCTTTTTTCTTGTTCACCACAAGTTATGCAAAAGATAAAGATAAGAATTTGGATGAGGTAAAGATCCTCTTTAATAAAGGAACCTTAAAAATAAACAAAAAAGAATTAAAAATTGAAATTGCTGAAACTCCTTCTCAGCATGCCTATGGATTGATGAATAGATCTTCTTTGCCAGAAAACCAGGGAATGCTTTTTGTTTTTGAAGAAGAAGATTTCAGATCGTTTTGGATGAAGAATACTTTTATTGATTTGTCTATTGCTTACATTGATAAGAATAGAAAAATTATTGAAATTCTAGATATGAAAGCGGTTTCCAGCTCTTTGGATGTGAACTTACCATCCTATCCAAGTAGCGGGAAGGCGAAGTACGCCCTAGAAGTTAGTCAAGGTTGGTTTAAAAAAAATAATATCAAAGTCGGTAATTTCATTTCTGAGTATAAAATTTTGAAGTAA